The Solanum pennellii chromosome 11, SPENNV200 sequence CATTATGTTCAAAAGCAGACATTTTTATATTGTAGAATAACCAAGTGTTtgagacaaataaaaataaaagtaggaaatcAAACTCTAAGTCAAGAACTTTAcatacaaaatggtataaatataattatttaatttactatcgaGTTATTGGTTAACTCGTTAAGAAAAAAACCCAACCCATTAAGAATCGATATcccaataacaaaaaaaatctaaaccgctaaatcaataactttttttcgATTTGAATTATCGATTTCGAATCGATTCTAAACAGCCCTAATGTTAAAGCGtgtaataataacaatgatatacataaaataatccAGCAAAAGGGCCAGTGAAAGATACTTTTCCACTACACATGACGCattaatctcatcaaaatataatatttgagttGTTAGAGAAGGAACACATTTATTAGATTCAAACTGAAAACCTTACATTGTTACAAAGTAAAATTGTAGGAGAAACACTACTATTAGACTATTGCCATAAAACTCTTGTGATAAAGAGCCCATTCACGAGAGGAGGCCAACAATTTTTCTCGCGGCAATTCAAGTTTCTTTACTGTTCTACGATCTAAATTATAAAGATATATCTCCTCATCATACAAGTGAATCAAGTAAATCAAAAGTCCACCTTCTTGGAGGTACAAAAACTTAACATCCCAAGCATGcctgtatctaatttctctttcTCTGAGACGCTTACTAAAAGGGAAAATCCACTCATTTAAGAGATTAATCTTNNNNNNNNNNNNNNNNNNNNNNNNNNNNNNNNNNNNNNNNNNNNNNNNNNNNNNNNNNNNNNNNNNNNNNNNNNNNNNNNNNNNNNNNNNNNNNNNNNNNNNNNNNNNNNNNNNNNNNNNNNNNNNNNNNNNNNNNNNNNNNNNNNNNNNNNNNNNNNNNNNNNNNNNNNNNNNNNNNNNNNNNNNNNNNNNNNNNNNNNNNNNNNNNNNNNNNNNNNNNNNNNNNNNNNNNNNNNNNNNNNNNNNNNNNNNNNNNNNNNNNNNNNNNNNNNNNNNNNNNNNNNNNNNNNNNNNNNNNNNNNNNNNNNNNNNNNNNNNNNNNNNNNNNNNNNNNNNNNNNNNNNNNNNNNNNNNNNNNNNNNNNNNNNNNNNNNNNNNNNNNNNNNNNNNNNNNNNNNNNNNNNNNNNNNNNNNNNNNNNNNNNNNNNNNNNNNNNNNNNNNNNNNNNNNNNNNNNNNNNNNNNNNNNNNNNNNNNNNNNNNNNNNNNNNNNNNNNNNNNNNNNNNNNNNNNNNNNNNNNNNNNNNNNNNNNNNNNNNNNNNNNNNNNNNNNNNNNNNNNNNNNNNNNNNNNNNNNNNNNNNNNNNNNNNNNNNNNNNNNNNNNNNNNNNNNNNNNNNNNNNNNNNNNNNNNNNNNNNNNNNNNNNNNNNNNNNNNNNNNNNNNNNNNNNNNNNNNNNNNNNNNNNNNNNNNNNNNNNNNNNNNNNNNNNNNNNNNNNNNNNNNNNNNNNNNNNNNNNNNNNNNNNNNNNNNNNNNNNNNNNNNNNNNNNNNNNNNNNNNNNNNNNNNNNNNNNNNNNNNNNNNNNNNNNNNNNNNNNNNNNNNNNNNNNNNNNNNNNNNNNNNNNNNNTAAAATTGTAGGAGAAACACTACTATTAGACTATTGCCATAAAACTCTTGTGATAAAGAGCCCATTCACAAGAGGAGGCCAACAATTTTTCTCGCGGCAATTCAAGTTTCTTTACTGTTCTACGATCTAAATTATAAAGATATATCTCCTCATCATACAAGTGAATCAAGTAAATCAAAAGTCCACTTTCTTGGAGGTACAAAAACTTAACATCCCAAACATGcctgtatctaatttctctttcTCTGAGACGCTTACTAAAAGGGAAAATCCACTCATTTAAGAGATTAATCTTATACTTTTTGATCCATGACCGCGTCTCATAGTCCTCCAACAACCACATATCCACGATATACCATGGGAGAATCATGTTACATAAACACAAATGATCATCCTTCACCATAAGTTTCATAGCTAAATGATCTTTATCTGAGTTACAAACCTTACTTACAGGAGGATGAGGCATAGTAAACAACTCTTCTTTATCCATTCTGAAAACCATAATTCCGTTTTCACAAGGAGCAATGCCTTTCCTTTTTAAATCGTGCAACGTGATCCAATGCAATGCTCCATTAACAACAACAGGATTGAAACAATTTGGCAAAAAGTTGAAGGAGATTGACGAATGAATTTTCTCACACTTCCATATCTTTACAATATGTACGAAATATGTACAACAAGTATCTTGTAGTTGTGCCAAAAGAATTCTGAATTGTCTTGTGTAGGGACAAAAATACAGAGCACATACGAAAACTTCATCAAGTGTATATCGTACTGTCAATTCTTCTTGTGTTATAGGGTTGACAATATAATAAGTAGATTTCCACTTGGAGGAAACAAACATAAGAACTCCTTcacaagaatataaaagataaggTTTATCCTTATTAATCTTAAGCTCAGGTTTGAGATGAAGTTTCTCAAAcataactttcttttttttcttaatcttctTGTTTTCATTGTAAACAAAAACATCTTGTCCATGCTTTGCGAAATCACTTTTGGCATCATATTTGGCTAAATCATCATGTATGATAAACATAGGTGTAGTATGTCTAGATAGATGATGTATATTGGTAAAAGAGTGTTGTGATGAGACTAATAAGGCTCTCCAATGCCTACAAACCCATCGACATCTAAGAAAAGAATGTGATGGAAGTCTACTAAGAATATCAATCACCAGACAATCAGGCAAACGTTCAAAactattatcatcatcatcaacaacattaCTACCTTTACATATTGTTTCAACTAGTGAACCCAACCTTGTGAAAAAATCAAGTATCATGATCACctaataagtcaaaaaaaattatcacaaaataagAATTGGTATCACAAAAATAAGGGTATCACAGCTTATAGCAGTAAAAAGCAAATCTTTTATACTTTATACTCCAAGATTTCATTATCCCCTCTTAAAGTCTACCTTTTAATTTGGTTTTCAGAGGAAAAAACAAATCTTTTCCCcctttttcatcttcttttccATAAATTCTGTGACTATCTGttaaaccaaaatttcatccaaatcaacctctttttcttttctcaaaatttacaAGCAAAATACAACAAGAACTAAAAGGATTTAATACAAACAAGCAAAAGTATATAACTCAAAATTCTTCCCAAAAAAGcataaattaacttaaaaagaCTCCAATTTTTAACCCAAAAAAACATCGAAAAAGCTAAAAACTCACCAATTATATGAGAAGAACTCAGCAATCACAAGGGGTTGTTCCCTTCTGAACGAGAGAGAAATTGTTGATGATTGGACTCTATTCAATAggttaaaattttcatatgtatattatgacgatttaaaatcttttataaTAGAGTTGTCTACTTAATTTAGGATTTGGATATCTTTATTCAACAAATTTAGCTTTTTTATAATAGAGTTTTACTGAAGagaaatatgatataatatattatattactataaatggaaaagagaaatattttagttaataagcttataatatatttgtaaaagaaatttcaaaacaacattattttttgttcGGTTAATCAATTAAAGCGCtagaattggaaaaaaaataattggagAGAGGAAGCCAGAACGTTATTAATGgtaaaatgtattatatattatatgatattacTATAAATGGTAATTATGAAGgtaatatatattgtttatgTAAAatggtcatatatatatatatatatatattttattattttatttttcatttatatatgtaCTAGTGAGAGTTCCAAACCTAAGTATATCCAAACCTACCATCCAATAAGTTAAAGAGTTCCATTGATATATAACTTAATACTAGTAAACCTCAATCACAAAAGGGAACCAAGCTACTGTCACAAAATGTGCTCTGAAAGCAGACCCAAAAATGTATATTAGATTCaatttaatgaatgaattagaGAAGATGTCGACACAGGAGAATGAAAACTAACAAATAATACATTGCCACATGATGTAAGAGAATCCAACATACACTTCAGCCGAATATTCATAATGTTACATGATGCCTATCACAAAAGAACTGCAGCAGCTCTAGAAAGAAATCACTTATTTAGGGTGGAACAGATGAAAATTTTCCTACCAAATGTCTTGGATCTGCAAGGATGGGGAAAAATCCCTCTTAACAATAAGAGACTGCATTTAAGTCATCAATGCAATAAAATCAGTTTCATTTTCGATTTGAACAATGACACATCATCTATGATaatatgaatgaaagaatgaaaaaagtaaGCATCAGAAAAAAGAGCTGTATTGGATAACCTTTTTAACACCAAGCATCAGTCTGAGTAAATATgtttcctaattcatttgttCCATAGCTGCATGACTGATTCACACCATCGCAGCAATTGATTGTCCTCAACAACTTGCACTGAGCATGAGCCATTTAAAATTACTTACTGCAAGCCTATCCATGTACCTTTGATGTATGTTAAGACTTTACCACTTATGAACTGAAATCCTTTCAAACATCTAGAACTTTCACTATACATGATTAAAGTGCTTTTGGCGCACTCAATTTCACTTTAGGGGGTATGCTTTAGAAAAGTTATCTGATCTTCAGAATAAATTTTATCAGCTCCACTATGAGAAAAGAATAAACATTGAATTCAACATAATTGTGCTTTTTGTAAGGTAGGACCAGAATCATGGTAATACGTCAAGTCAACACAGCTTTTACTTTATATGGCATCAATAGTTCAATACAGGAGTACATTAGTCTATTAACTGCTACTTCTGATATTAGGTGTACTTTGTGCTCCATATATATGATACTGTTCAATCTTACCAAAAATGTGACATTGAGTCAATAGAAATTGTACTCTGAAGGTCGATGATTACAATGTTATAGTATAAAGAACAAATGACAGAACGAGGAAAAGAAGATTCAAAGAAGACAATCAGGGGGTCCATTGACAACGAATTCACAATGGTAGGCATCAGGCATACGTAGAACAGCAATGAGGTAAAATTTACCACTGCACAAATTTTACCAACAGTGGAAATAGTCTCAACAGGATATAGACCTCTCAGGGTCTCTGCACCTAGAAGAATTGCATCACTACCTGGgatgaaagaaaaatgatatgAAGAATCTTGGAGACAAGGCCAAAAAAGGCACGTTTATACCTACCACAAGTATTTAGCATATATTCCACGTTTTTCTCGTAGGAATCtagtatatcaaattaatgtgacAACAGAGAACAGAAGCTACCATCCAATACAGCATTGGCAACATCTGTTGCCTCAGCACGAGTGGGTCGCAAGTAATCAGTCATACTGTCCACAACACGAGTGACCACAGCAGGTTTACCAGCCATATTGCACCTGTGAACAGCTGCCTCTTGAAATAGGAACACCTGGTAATTAATATAATCTGgttagaaagaaagaaatctATACTAGATAACTGCAAAATGCCTTACAGTCAATGGGAAGGTCACCATGAAACAGTCTAATGAAGCAAAAATAAGTTCAACACCGGACCCATCAGGCACTATTCAATCACACGTAGATTATTCAAATACATTGTTAGCACACATATAATTCAATGAGAggacttttattttatgtgtcaCTGCCTTTGATTGTTAAGAGCATTGCATCTATTCATGTGTCTTCATATTAGTAAGCAAATCAATGCTCGACCCTTATATAGCATAAAATGTTTTATGATGTCCACCTTTACTCTTCTCAATACAACTTCTCCATATTCTATTCCCATTGAAATTCCATGCTATCATTCAAGCTAGTACTTGGTTATAGAAAATGTTTAATAATGAGTAATATCCATGAGTTGAAGTCAAGCTCCAGGAATTGATTTGATTTCCAGCTTGTTCTTAGGTGCAACAACTGTTCCTTAATGTAATAATGAGAAGAAAGCAAGACTTTAAGTAGATGTTTGGCTGCCTTTGTCTGATTCATTCACTGACGCGACTATGAGTTGAACCTCTCACTCACTGCATATAGAGCAAATGTCACCGGAACGCATCAACTATAACAATTATTAAGGAGAAAAGATGACCTCCTCAAGAATTCTGCAAGTGGACAGATGAAAGTTATCTAGGACTAAGTGACAGGAATTGTGACACTACAATATCAATCATTAGATGTGATTAAGATACTATTTAGGTAGCTTTTTGCTCATTTGTTGACCCAAAACACATTTAAAAGTATCTCATTATATGTGCCTCAACATTTCAGAACGTGTTCAGATATCATGGTGTAGATGGGGGCATATTGGTCATTTTGCCTTGCTTGTCGAACACTGTGTTGCTTTTCTTttatctctttctttctttcatcatattttttttttgcctttccAACCTTACTTGAGCCAAGGGTCTTTCGGAAAGAACATTGctaccttcacaaggtaggggtaaggtctacGTATTCACCACCTTTCCCAAACCCACTTTGTGGGATTACCCTTcatatgttgttgttgctttttcAACCTTTAATTTGATGTTCGAATCACAACGCATTTTACGTAGATTATAACATTTTTCTTCAATCAATAACAGAAAGGAGTCATGTATTATCGCCCTTCCAATGAATCATTCAGATTAAACAGTGTGACATCTAAGCATGaattaattcacaaaattaTCTGAAGGCACACAATACATTTTTAGTACTCTAAGTAAGAGACAGCGCCTCATGGATGTACGTCAAACAGGACCCCATTTATTTTCGCATAATCCACAATATCACTTTTCATCCCTAACGGAAAATTCACTCACATCAACCCAAAAGAAATTCTCTGTACCATTTGATGTTAGAATTGGAAGATCATTTGGATGTCCATTAATGATGATGTGCCACTTTAATAAGGTGGCTGTATTATCATTATCAATAAT is a genomic window containing:
- the LOC107003485 gene encoding F-box protein At3g07870-like, with protein sequence MILDFFTRLGSLVETICKGSNVVDDDDNSFERLPDCLVIDILSRLPSHSFLRCRWVCRHWRALLVSSQHSFTNIHHLSRHTTPMFIIHDDLAKYDAKSDFAKHGQDVFVYNENKKIKKKKKVMFEKLHLKPELKINKDKPYLLYSCEGVLMFVSSKWKSTYYIVNPITQEELTVRYTLDEVFVCALYFCPYTRQFRILLAQLQDTCCTYFVHIVKIWKCEKIHSSISFNFLPNCFNPVVVNGALHWITLHDLKRKGIAPCENGIMVFRMDKEELFTMPHPPVSKVCNSDKDHLAMKLMVKDDHLCLCNMILPWYIVDMWLLEDYETRSWIKKYKINLLNEWIFPFSKRLREREIRYRHVWDVKFLYLQESGLLIYLIHLYDEEIYLYNLDRRTVKKLELPREKLLASSCEWALYHKSFMAIV
- the LOC107003559 gene encoding pyruvate kinase 2, cytosolic-like, encoding MGNFDEILEEADGIILSRGNLGIDLPPEKVFLFQEAAVHRCNMAGKPAVVTRVVDSMTDYLRPTRAEATDVANAVLDGSDAILLGAETLRGLYPVETISTVGKICAVVNFTSLLFYVCLMPTIVNSLSMDPLIVFFESSFPRSVICSLYYNIVIIDLQSTISIDSMSHFW